In the Pygocentrus nattereri isolate fPygNat1 chromosome 19, fPygNat1.pri, whole genome shotgun sequence genome, one interval contains:
- the mc4r gene encoding melanocortin receptor 4: protein MNISQHHGLHHAHRNHSLGAMAGSKSERGSTSGCYEQLLVPTEVFLILGLVSLLENVLVIAAIIKNKNFHSPMYFFICSLAAADLLVSVSNATETVVMALITGGNLSISGGVAKTMDNVFDSMICSSLLASIWSLLAIAIDRYITIFYGLRYHNIMTQKRATTVIASIWTFCTASGVLFIVYSESPTVIICLISMFFAMLALMASLYVHMFLLARLHMKRIAALPGNGPVPQATNMKGAVTLTILLGVFVVCWAPFFLHLILMISCPRNPYCICFMSHFNMYLILIMCNSVIDPLIYAFRSQEMRKTFKEICCGWAFGLSCGWICGSYGLSSDCV, encoded by the coding sequence ATGAACATCTCACAACATCATGGCCTCCACCATGCCCACAGGAACCACAGTCTGGGTGCAATGGCTGGAAGCAAGTCTGAGAGGGGATCCACCTCAGGTTGCTATGAACAACTACTGGTCCCCACTGAAGTTTTCCTCATCCTAGGACTGGTCAGCCTGTTGGAGAACGTTCTAGTGATAGCAGCCATCATCAAGAACAAGAACTTTCATTCACCCATGTACTTCTTCATCTGCAGCCTGGCAGCAGCTGACCTCCTGGTCAGTGTCTCCAATGCCACAGAGACAGTAGTCATGGCCCTTATCACTGGCGGCAACCTGAGCATCTCCGGGGGTGTCGCCAAGACCATGGACAATGTGTTTGACTCAATGATTTGCAGCTCCCTCTTGGCATCTATCTGGAGCTTGCTTGCCATAGCAATTGACCGCTACATCACTATCTTTTATGGACTTCGCTATCACAACATTATGACCCAGAAGCGGGCGACCACAGTCATTGCCAGCATCTGGACCTTCTGCACGGCATCTGGAGTGCTCTTCATTGTCTACTCTGAGAGTCCCACAGTCATAATTTGCCTCATCAGCATGTTCTTTGCCATGCTGGCCCTCATGGCTTCACTCTATGTCCACATGTTCCTCCTGGCCAGGCTCCACATGAAGCGAATCGCTGCCCTTCCTGGCAATGGGCCTGTCCCGCAGGCGACCAACATGAAGGGTGCCGTGACCCTCACTATCCTGCTTGGCGTTTTCGTGGTGTGCTGGGCACCTTTCTTCCTGCACCTCATCCTCATGATCTCCTGCCCCAGAAACCCTTACTGCATCTGCTTCATGTCTCACTTCAACATGTATCTCATTCTCATAATGTGCAACTCGGTCATCGACCCACTCATTTATGCATTCCGCAGCCAAGAGATGAGGAAGACCTTCAAGGAGATCTGCTGTGGCTGGGCCTTCGGCTTGAGTTGCGGATGGATCTGTGGCAGCTATGGACTCTCCTCCGATTGTGTGTGA